A region of Campylobacter sp. MG1 DNA encodes the following proteins:
- the rarD gene encoding EamA family transporter RarD, protein MNYGFFVAFIVFVFWGLVPIFYKQLDTLDAFVVMSHRIVWSVIFLAIFLIIIGQFKKALQELKSLKMAFNLFICGALISGDWGLYIYMVNKNLILETSLGYFLSPLFGIIFAKVFLKENMSKLGIISVSLVIFACLFEVITLGALPILSITLALLVNFYTIIRKKVYVSSVYGFFLETLLITPFALIFLFSIPTNLAHFDIDYLGVLLALSGLVTLLPMLGYNYATQKLSLTLLSYMQYICPIISFLVAIFLYNESINFHKMLSFAIIFVAVALSVYDNVFKKGLKNE, encoded by the coding sequence ATGAATTATGGATTTTTTGTAGCTTTTATTGTTTTTGTATTTTGGGGTTTAGTGCCTATTTTTTACAAGCAACTTGATACATTAGATGCCTTTGTAGTAATGTCGCATAGGATAGTTTGGTCGGTTATATTTTTAGCAATATTTTTAATAATTATAGGGCAATTTAAAAAAGCTTTACAAGAATTAAAATCTTTAAAAATGGCTTTTAATCTTTTTATTTGTGGTGCTTTAATTAGTGGAGATTGGGGTCTTTATATTTATATGGTTAATAAGAATTTAATCTTAGAAACTTCTTTAGGATATTTTTTAAGCCCATTATTTGGGATAATTTTTGCAAAAGTATTTTTAAAGGAAAATATGAGTAAATTAGGAATTATTAGTGTTAGTTTAGTGATTTTTGCGTGTTTATTTGAAGTAATTACTTTAGGAGCTTTACCTATATTATCAATTACTTTAGCGCTCTTAGTTAATTTTTATACTATTATTCGTAAAAAAGTTTATGTAAGTAGCGTTTATGGGTTTTTCTTAGAAACATTATTAATCACTCCTTTTGCTTTAATATTTTTATTTTCTATCCCAACGAATTTAGCTCATTTTGATATTGATTATTTAGGAGTATTACTTGCACTTAGTGGGCTTGTAACCTTGCTACCTATGTTAGGATACAATTATGCTACACAAAAATTAAGCTTAACATTACTTTCATATATGCAATATATTTGCCCGATAATTTCTTTTTTAGTTGCTATTTTTTTATACAATGAGAGTATAAATTTTCATAAAATGTTATCTTTTGCTATAATTTTTGTAGCAGTAGCTTTAAGTGTTTATGATAATGTTTTTAAAAAAGGGTTAAAAAATGAATGA